A single Arcobacter sp. FWKO B DNA region contains:
- a CDS encoding uracil-DNA glycosylase, with product MNQRVICQKCIHYFVTWEPAKPHGCRAYGFKSKLIPSMVVKQSSGMECSFYELKRK from the coding sequence ATGAATCAAAGAGTTATTTGTCAAAAATGTATACACTATTTTGTGACTTGGGAACCAGCAAAACCTCATGGTTGTAGGGCATATGGCTTCAAATCTAAACTTATTCCATCTATGGTTGTAAAACAAAGTAGTGGAATGGAGTGTTCATTTTATGAATTAAAAAGAAAATAA
- the rplI gene encoding 50S ribosomal protein L9 — translation MKVLLIKDVKSLGKVGEIKEVKDGYGQNFLIAKGFAKRATPEVIQEWEIEQAQIAKKLQEEINEAKVLAKKFDTIIVKIAHKVGANGSLFGSVTKDEIADELKKQHNIEIDKKDFNIKNAIKSTGVYEVDVKLGHAVHGTLKVEILGV, via the coding sequence ATGAAAGTATTATTAATTAAAGATGTAAAAAGTTTAGGTAAAGTTGGTGAGATAAAAGAGGTAAAAGACGGATATGGACAAAACTTTTTGATAGCTAAGGGCTTTGCAAAAAGAGCAACACCAGAAGTTATACAAGAGTGGGAAATAGAACAAGCACAAATTGCAAAAAAACTTCAAGAAGAGATAAATGAAGCTAAAGTTTTGGCTAAAAAATTTGATACTATAATTGTAAAAATAGCTCATAAAGTTGGTGCTAATGGTTCATTATTTGGTTCAGTTACAAAAGATGAAATTGCTGATGAGTTAAAAAAACAACACAATATCGAAATAGATAAAAAAGACTTCAATATTAAAAATGCTATCAAATCAACAGGGGTATATGAAGTAGATGTAAAGCTAGGACATGCTGTTCATGGTACATTAAAAGTTGAGATATTAGGAGTTTAA
- a CDS encoding TatD family hydrolase, which translates to MIIDTHCHLDHRDFYDDLDEVIKRALDSGVEKFIIPGASLEDLPRAVEIAQRYDSVYFSVGVHPYDIASFDIDILKKYITHPKCVAVGECGLDYYRLEGTEEEKLNEKKQQAEVFIKQIELSIQYKKPLIVHIRDASHDSLEILQQYASSTLGGVLHCYNADSQLLILAKKNFYFGIGGVVTFKNARKLIEVLPKIPLEKLILETDAPYLTPHPFRGTRNEPSYTTLIATKVSEILNIDENTLKSITANNSKSLFSF; encoded by the coding sequence ATAATTATAGATACACATTGTCATCTTGATCATAGGGATTTTTATGATGATTTGGATGAGGTAATAAAAAGAGCTTTAGATAGTGGTGTTGAGAAGTTTATTATACCAGGTGCATCTTTAGAAGATTTGCCAAGGGCAGTTGAGATAGCACAAAGGTATGATAGTGTATATTTTAGTGTGGGTGTTCATCCTTATGATATAGCTTCTTTTGATATAGATATTTTAAAAAAATATATTACTCATCCCAAATGTGTAGCTGTTGGTGAATGTGGTTTGGATTATTATAGACTTGAAGGAACTGAAGAAGAAAAACTCAATGAAAAAAAGCAACAAGCAGAAGTTTTTATAAAACAAATAGAGCTTTCTATTCAATATAAAAAACCTTTAATAGTCCATATTAGAGATGCAAGTCATGATTCATTGGAAATATTACAACAATATGCTTCATCAACTTTGGGTGGGGTTTTACATTGTTATAATGCTGATTCACAGCTTTTGATTTTGGCTAAAAAAAATTTTTATTTTGGAATTGGTGGTGTTGTTACTTTTAAGAACGCAAGAAAGCTTATTGAAGTTTTACCAAAAATTCCCCTTGAAAAACTTATATTAGAAACAGATGCACCTTATCTTACTCCCCATCCTTTCAGGGGAACTAGAAATGAACCTTCATACACTACTTTAATTGCAACAAAGGTTTCAGAAATTTTAAATATTGATGAAAACACTTTAAAATCAATTACTGCAAATAATTCAAAATCACTTTTCTCGTTTTAA
- a CDS encoding encapsulin-associated ferritin-like protein → MAHEGFHEDPNKLSDFAKDYHRIIQSTMEELEAVDWYNQRAECASDPEAKAIMEHNRDEEIEHACMGIEWLRRNSPVWDEMLREFLFSDQPIVGKEAELTGKDATSISSTSKKSGLNIGKNKR, encoded by the coding sequence ATGGCTCATGAAGGCTTTCACGAAGATCCAAATAAATTATCAGATTTTGCAAAAGATTATCATAGAATCATACAAAGTACTATGGAAGAGCTTGAGGCTGTTGATTGGTACAATCAAAGGGCTGAATGTGCCTCAGATCCAGAAGCAAAAGCTATTATGGAACATAATCGTGATGAAGAGATTGAACATGCTTGTATGGGAATAGAATGGTTAAGAAGAAACTCTCCTGTTTGGGATGAAATGCTTAGAGAGTTTTTATTTAGTGACCAACCAATTGTTGGTAAAGAAGCTGAACTAACAGGTAAAGATGCTACTTCTATAAGTAGTACTTCTAAAAAAAGTGGCTTAAATATCGGAAAAAATAAAAGATAA
- the hslV gene encoding ATP-dependent protease subunit HslV, producing the protein MFDATTILAYRSDDLAVIGGDGQVTFGNTVLKNNAVKIRKLYKDQILAGFAGSTADAFNLFEMFEGHLEAKKGDLLKAAVEFSKAWRKDKYLRRLEAMMIVLNRENIFILSGNGDVVEPEDGKIAAIGSGGNYALSSAKALDRHAKLSPEELVKESLMIAGELCIYTNQNIRLLTI; encoded by the coding sequence TTGTTTGATGCAACAACCATATTAGCTTATAGAAGTGATGACTTAGCCGTAATTGGTGGTGATGGTCAGGTGACTTTTGGAAATACTGTATTAAAAAATAATGCAGTAAAAATTAGAAAACTTTATAAAGACCAAATTTTAGCTGGATTTGCTGGAAGTACAGCTGATGCTTTTAATTTATTTGAAATGTTTGAAGGGCACCTAGAAGCAAAAAAAGGGGATTTACTAAAAGCTGCTGTAGAATTTAGTAAAGCTTGGAGAAAAGATAAATATCTAAGAAGATTAGAAGCTATGATGATAGTACTTAATCGTGAAAATATATTTATATTAAGTGGGAATGGTGATGTTGTTGAGCCTGAAGATGGTAAAATTGCTGCTATTGGAAGTGGTGGAAATTATGCACTAAGTAGTGCAAAAGCACTAGATCGTCATGCAAAGCTTAGCCCTGAAGAACTTGTAAAAGAGTCTTTAATGATTGCAGGAGAACTTTGTATTTATACAAATCAAAATATAAGATTATTGACAATATAA
- the hslU gene encoding HslU--HslV peptidase ATPase subunit — MDMTPKEIVKYLDDYIIGQKDAKKTIALALRSRYRRMSLSPELQEEITPKNILMIGSTGVGKTEIARRLAKMMNLPFVKVEASKYTEVGFVGRDVESMVRDLVFESINIVTKEYEGKIEDQITNEVNKLIIEKLVPPLPNGATEHAKESFINTYNKMEAKLLNGELDDKKIEIEVSKKASVEIIDSNLPLDMSAVQDSLNKMLGGLNKDKIKKDVTIKDAKIILRSEVSEKLLDKESLKLEALKRAQNGGIIFIDEIDKIASSKDGRNSDPSKEGVQRDLLPIVEGSTVNTKFGQVKTDHILFIAAGAFHVSKPSDLLPELQGRFPLRVELTPLDEDALYMILTNTKNSLLRQYKALLEVEGVELEFSDESIRAFAKFCLNANEKAEDIGARRLHTVLEKVLEDISFDADLHKGEKIVVTKELVEEKLGDIIQSEDMTRYIL, encoded by the coding sequence ATGGATATGACACCAAAAGAAATTGTAAAATATTTAGATGATTATATTATAGGGCAAAAAGATGCGAAAAAAACTATAGCACTAGCTCTTAGAAGTAGATATAGAAGAATGAGTCTTTCACCAGAATTACAAGAAGAAATTACACCAAAGAATATACTTATGATAGGTAGTACTGGAGTAGGAAAAACAGAAATAGCTAGAAGACTAGCAAAAATGATGAACCTCCCTTTTGTAAAAGTAGAAGCTAGTAAATATACTGAAGTTGGTTTTGTTGGGCGAGATGTTGAATCTATGGTAAGGGATTTGGTTTTTGAATCAATTAATATTGTAACAAAAGAATATGAAGGCAAAATTGAAGATCAAATTACTAACGAAGTAAATAAACTGATAATTGAAAAACTTGTTCCTCCACTACCAAATGGTGCAACAGAGCATGCAAAAGAGTCTTTTATAAATACATATAATAAAATGGAAGCAAAGCTTTTAAATGGTGAACTTGATGATAAAAAAATAGAAATTGAAGTATCAAAAAAAGCAAGTGTTGAGATTATAGATAGTAATCTGCCCCTTGATATGAGTGCAGTTCAAGATTCACTAAATAAAATGTTAGGCGGTCTAAATAAAGACAAAATCAAAAAAGATGTTACTATCAAAGATGCAAAAATTATTTTAAGAAGTGAAGTGAGTGAAAAACTTCTTGATAAAGAATCCTTAAAATTAGAAGCTCTTAAACGAGCACAAAATGGTGGGATTATATTTATTGATGAGATTGATAAAATTGCTTCAAGTAAAGATGGAAGAAATTCTGATCCTAGTAAAGAAGGGGTACAAAGAGATTTGCTCCCTATAGTTGAAGGAAGTACAGTTAATACAAAATTTGGTCAAGTAAAAACTGATCATATATTATTTATTGCTGCTGGTGCTTTTCATGTTAGCAAACCTAGCGATTTATTACCAGAACTTCAAGGAAGATTTCCCCTAAGAGTTGAGCTTACTCCTTTAGATGAAGATGCATTATATATGATTTTAACAAATACAAAGAATTCACTTCTAAGACAGTACAAAGCATTACTTGAAGTAGAAGGTGTAGAATTGGAATTCAGTGATGAATCTATAAGAGCATTTGCTAAATTTTGTTTAAATGCAAATGAAAAAGCTGAAGATATTGGTGCTCGTCGTTTGCATACAGTTCTTGAAAAAGTACTTGAAGATATAAGTTTTGATGCAGATTTGCACAAAGGTGAAAAAATAGTTGTAACAAAAGAACTTGTAGAAGAAAAATTAGGTGATATTATCCAAAGTGAAGATATGACAAGGTATATTCTTTAG
- the dnaJ gene encoding molecular chaperone DnaJ, translating into MVEIDYYQVLEIEKNADKQLIKKAYRKLAMQYHPDKNPGDKEAEEKFKTINEAYQVLSDDEKRSIYDRYGKAGLEGHGGFSRGGGFDDLGSIFEEMFGSAFGGGARSRQKKKSYTYNIDNAINITVEFNEAVFGCKKTINYKYKKACSTCSGTGAKDGKMSACPHCGGHGQIHMRQGFMTFAQTCPHCSGSGEIISSKCTKCAGKGYEEVSDEFEINIPEGIDNGNRMRVSGKGNIAPDGTRGDLYVQIKVKEDKHFVRYDNDIYIEVPLFFTQVALGDTIQIPGLRGELELKIPQATKDKEQFRFKGEGVKSVQGYGKGDLIVQINIKYPTSLNSEQEELLKKLQESFGIESKPHESIFESMFEKAKKWFS; encoded by the coding sequence TTGGTTGAAATAGATTATTATCAAGTACTAGAAATTGAAAAAAATGCAGACAAACAACTTATAAAAAAAGCCTATAGAAAACTTGCTATGCAATATCATCCAGATAAAAATCCAGGTGATAAAGAAGCTGAAGAAAAATTCAAAACTATTAATGAAGCTTATCAAGTGCTAAGTGATGATGAAAAAAGATCTATATATGATAGATATGGTAAAGCTGGACTTGAAGGGCATGGTGGTTTTAGCCGTGGAGGTGGATTTGATGATCTTGGCTCTATATTTGAAGAGATGTTTGGTTCTGCTTTTGGTGGCGGAGCTAGAAGTAGACAAAAGAAAAAATCATACACTTATAATATAGACAATGCTATAAATATAACTGTAGAATTTAATGAAGCTGTATTTGGATGTAAAAAAACAATTAACTACAAATACAAAAAAGCATGTAGTACTTGTAGCGGTACAGGTGCAAAAGATGGTAAAATGTCAGCTTGTCCACACTGTGGTGGTCATGGACAGATTCATATGAGACAAGGTTTTATGACTTTTGCTCAAACTTGTCCACATTGTAGTGGAAGTGGTGAAATAATCTCTAGTAAATGTACAAAATGTGCTGGAAAAGGGTATGAAGAAGTTTCAGATGAATTTGAAATAAATATTCCTGAAGGTATTGATAACGGCAATAGAATGAGAGTTTCTGGAAAAGGAAATATTGCCCCAGATGGTACAAGAGGTGATTTGTATGTTCAAATTAAAGTAAAAGAAGATAAACATTTTGTCAGGTATGATAACGATATTTATATAGAGGTACCACTATTTTTTACACAAGTTGCATTAGGTGATACCATACAAATACCAGGACTAAGAGGCGAACTTGAGCTGAAAATTCCTCAGGCTACTAAAGATAAGGAACAATTCAGATTTAAAGGTGAAGGTGTTAAGTCTGTACAAGGGTATGGTAAAGGGGATTTAATAGTACAAATCAATATAAAATATCCAACTTCACTAAATAGCGAACAAGAAGAACTACTAAAAAAACTTCAAGAGAGTTTTGGTATAGAGAGCAAGCCTCATGAAAGCATTTTTGAAAGTATGTTTGAAAAAGCTAAAAAATGGTTCTCTTAA
- a CDS encoding dUTP diphosphatase yields the protein MLFEELKIITKKLGFNTIEEFGAYIGATPIEVLKWEEKDEIPYTVSLIVHLLKGEKKLPFDLNLDNLVEECLPLAKLLDEASSFPHKLEEMFLLQKQLNDATNGKNWELGINKFDKEINWLRCIHMEVCELIDSTPWKHWKNIKDEPDMNNIHIELVDIWHFLMSFLLQETNVPKAVSLTNTHCIYEAVENVDIKVVVKEAEKLSYIALAIETGNMPIFSGIERFIDQFFRCCKLSGLSFTWLQKLYIGKNCLNQFRQDNGYKEGLYKKIWQGKEDNVVLIEILNSLEDADFKTVYDRLQSAYQA from the coding sequence TTGTTATTTGAAGAATTAAAAATTATTACTAAAAAACTGGGTTTTAATACTATTGAAGAATTTGGAGCGTATATTGGTGCTACTCCAATAGAAGTACTAAAATGGGAAGAAAAAGATGAAATACCTTATACTGTTTCACTAATAGTTCACCTTTTAAAGGGTGAAAAAAAACTACCATTTGATCTAAACCTTGATAATTTGGTTGAAGAGTGTTTGCCTTTAGCAAAATTATTAGATGAAGCATCTAGCTTTCCTCATAAGCTTGAAGAGATGTTTTTACTACAAAAACAATTAAATGATGCAACAAATGGAAAAAACTGGGAACTTGGTATAAATAAATTTGATAAAGAGATAAATTGGCTTAGATGTATACATATGGAAGTGTGTGAACTAATAGATTCAACTCCTTGGAAGCATTGGAAAAATATAAAAGATGAGCCTGATATGAATAATATACATATTGAGCTTGTTGATATTTGGCACTTCCTAATGAGTTTTTTACTACAAGAGACAAATGTACCAAAAGCAGTATCTTTAACAAATACACATTGTATATATGAAGCTGTTGAGAATGTTGATATAAAAGTTGTTGTTAAAGAAGCAGAAAAGTTATCATATATAGCACTAGCAATAGAAACTGGTAATATGCCAATTTTTAGTGGTATAGAGAGATTTATTGATCAGTTTTTTAGATGTTGTAAATTAAGTGGACTTAGTTTTACATGGTTACAAAAACTATATATTGGGAAAAACTGTTTAAATCAGTTTAGGCAAGATAATGGTTATAAAGAGGGGCTATATAAAAAAATATGGCAAGGAAAAGAAGACAATGTGGTATTGATAGAAATCTTAAACTCTCTTGAAGATGCAGATTTTAAAACAGTTTATGATAGATTACAAAGTGCATATCAGGCATAA
- a CDS encoding rhodanese-like domain-containing protein gives MKNQLSIQELKNMLELRKQGEEDFLLVDVRELDEFETKHIMGTDYLIPMSDFDNNIKVLDEYKDKKIVLYCRASRRSLVAQKRMFELGYNNVYNMLVGIIGYDGETK, from the coding sequence ATGAAAAATCAATTAAGTATTCAAGAGCTTAAAAATATGCTAGAACTTAGAAAACAAGGTGAAGAAGATTTTCTACTTGTTGATGTAAGAGAACTTGATGAGTTTGAAACAAAGCATATTATGGGAACAGATTATCTTATTCCTATGAGTGATTTTGATAATAATATAAAAGTATTAGATGAATATAAAGATAAAAAAATAGTCCTTTATTGTAGGGCTTCAAGAAGAAGTTTAGTGGCTCAAAAAAGGATGTTTGAATTAGGCTACAACAATGTATATAATATGCTTGTTGGAATTATTGGATATGATGGAGAAACAAAATGA
- a CDS encoding family 1 encapsulin nanocompartment shell protein: MEILNKSIAPFGANVWNTIESELGECLSKRLTLRSVVDFNENYSFETDAISTGELKKVSSKSGLSINTREPIKMVEIKQVFSVPKSVIEEIKRGKVDFDNSSFTSVANTFSKVENDIIMHGLKEANISGIITKETPTLSASNPKEILISVAKSMGLFNSNFIDGGFTLVISSATMAKLLTESFDSKSLKSKIEEIIGKGSIIINNDIGDDKALIISQRGGDFEYFSGLDVCVGFEGESKDSIELFLLQSCAFRTITPEAAVLINIK, translated from the coding sequence ATGGAAATATTAAACAAATCTATTGCTCCATTTGGTGCAAATGTATGGAATACTATAGAGAGTGAACTGGGTGAGTGTTTATCTAAAAGACTTACTTTAAGAAGTGTTGTAGATTTTAATGAGAATTATAGCTTTGAAACTGATGCTATTTCTACTGGTGAATTAAAAAAAGTTTCTTCTAAATCAGGTTTAAGTATAAATACAAGAGAACCAATTAAAATGGTTGAAATTAAACAGGTTTTTAGTGTGCCTAAATCTGTAATTGAAGAAATAAAAAGAGGTAAAGTTGATTTTGATAATTCCTCTTTTACATCTGTTGCAAATACTTTTTCAAAAGTTGAGAATGATATTATAATGCACGGATTAAAAGAAGCAAATATTAGTGGAATTATCACAAAAGAGACTCCAACATTAAGTGCTTCTAATCCTAAAGAGATACTAATTAGTGTGGCAAAGTCAATGGGTCTTTTTAATTCAAATTTTATTGATGGTGGATTTACATTAGTAATATCAAGTGCTACTATGGCAAAACTACTTACTGAAAGTTTTGATAGTAAAAGTCTTAAATCTAAAATAGAAGAGATCATAGGCAAAGGATCAATAATCATCAACAATGATATAGGTGATGATAAAGCTCTTATTATATCACAACGAGGTGGTGATTTTGAATATTTTAGTGGACTTGATGTATGTGTAGGCTTTGAAGGTGAAAGCAAAGACAGTATTGAACTATTTTTACTTCAAAGTTGTGCATTTAGAACAATTACTCCTGAAGCTGCAGTTTTAATCAATATTAAGTAA
- a CDS encoding PAS domain-containing sensor histidine kinase, with amino-acid sequence MLTIIKENVELIVNGKDEILKSWIHDNDVLKVLKAHHINQDFFIKNYALEILEYYIDVIVGKKDIGDCPIISKLISYLKGKHIKVDELFLLCNGFRKSIVSYLYDINVSDKKIFDSVEYIFDHNFMGVLKKYSQNIDDVEIKLDKSLGIVDKYIIMSSTDVKGMIVYASEAFCTISGYTKKELLGSPHNIVRHPDMPQSLFENMWKTIQNGNIWHGEIKNRKKDGGYYWVDATIEPRFDSNGKIIGYDAIRQDITSKKLVQEQQSVLIEQSKSAAMGEMISMIAHQWRQPLQAVSILIQKLSVTKMIEGDITDELLEQVVDDVAKQLDYMSKTIDDFRDFFRPDKHKEFIRVSQLVDRARDFLQYMMKTDSINFKVESSEDINISLHINEVIQVLINIIKNARDAIIINKVQNGQIIVRYYTSGNMCIIEIEDNAGGIPENIKTKIFEPYFSTKTNKNGTGLGLYMCKTIIEQHSSGRIFVENVNGGAMFKIELPLSIGR; translated from the coding sequence ATGCTAACAATAATAAAAGAAAATGTTGAATTAATAGTAAACGGCAAAGATGAAATTTTAAAATCATGGATTCATGATAATGATGTTTTAAAAGTTCTTAAAGCTCATCATATTAATCAAGATTTTTTTATAAAGAATTATGCTTTAGAGATACTTGAGTACTATATTGATGTTATTGTTGGTAAAAAAGACATTGGTGATTGTCCTATTATTTCTAAACTTATAAGTTACCTCAAAGGTAAACATATAAAAGTTGATGAGCTGTTTTTACTTTGCAATGGCTTTAGAAAGTCAATAGTATCTTATTTATACGATATTAATGTTAGTGACAAAAAGATATTTGATTCTGTAGAATATATATTTGATCATAACTTTATGGGAGTTTTGAAAAAATATTCACAAAATATAGATGATGTTGAGATAAAACTTGATAAGTCTTTGGGTATCGTTGATAAATATATCATTATGTCTAGCACTGATGTAAAGGGGATGATTGTTTATGCGTCAGAGGCTTTTTGTACAATAAGTGGTTATACAAAAAAAGAACTTTTAGGAAGCCCTCATAATATCGTAAGACATCCAGATATGCCACAGTCTTTGTTTGAGAATATGTGGAAAACTATTCAAAATGGCAACATATGGCATGGAGAAATAAAAAATAGAAAAAAAGATGGTGGTTATTATTGGGTAGATGCAACAATAGAACCAAGGTTTGATTCTAATGGTAAAATTATAGGTTATGATGCTATAAGACAAGATATAACATCTAAAAAGCTTGTACAAGAACAACAATCTGTACTAATAGAACAATCCAAAAGTGCTGCTATGGGTGAAATGATATCAATGATTGCACACCAGTGGAGACAGCCACTTCAAGCAGTATCAATACTCATACAAAAACTTTCAGTTACAAAGATGATAGAAGGTGATATTACTGATGAGTTGTTAGAACAAGTTGTAGATGATGTTGCCAAACAGCTTGATTATATGTCTAAAACTATAGATGATTTTAGGGATTTCTTTAGACCTGATAAACATAAAGAGTTTATTAGAGTTTCTCAGTTGGTAGATAGAGCAAGAGATTTTTTACAGTATATGATGAAAACTGACAGTATAAACTTTAAAGTAGAATCAAGTGAAGATATAAATATATCATTACATATCAATGAAGTGATACAAGTTTTAATTAATATTATAAAAAATGCACGGGATGCAATTATAATAAATAAAGTTCAAAATGGACAAATAATTGTAAGATATTATACAAGTGGTAATATGTGTATTATTGAAATTGAAGATAATGCTGGTGGTATTCCAGAAAATATAAAAACTAAAATATTTGAACCATATTTTTCTACTAAAACAAATAAAAATGGTACTGGGTTAGGTTTATACATGTGTAAAACTATCATAGAGCAACATTCATCTGGAAGAATATTTGTTGAAAATGTAAATGGTGGTGCAATGTTTAAAATAGAACTACCTTTATCAATAGGTAGATAA
- a CDS encoding bacteriohemerythrin, with product MKECREFIWTQAYEIGHQKIDNEHKKLFELANDILHLDGNQDKIKLAIKELIKYTKFHFFNEENYMKSVEYDKIHEHQQMHKNIVDLLNELIDDLDYLPQQEISRQLNIFVNQYIVQHILIEDKKVHHFRRNRDELKDMFEWKDVYKINHNLIDTEHIHLFEIAFKALENCDSQDIKSHVRNIIIELYDYMKIHFEHEENFMKEIGYIDFDEHKMIHENIIIQINDFIKQISTLSLEEFERKLIEYIDIWLVNHIVYEDRKIACFMKKNQK from the coding sequence TTGAAAGAGTGTAGAGAATTTATTTGGACTCAAGCATATGAAATTGGGCATCAAAAAATTGATAATGAGCATAAAAAACTATTTGAATTAGCTAATGATATTTTACATTTAGATGGGAATCAAGATAAAATAAAATTAGCAATAAAAGAATTAATAAAATATACCAAGTTTCATTTTTTTAATGAAGAAAACTATATGAAGTCAGTTGAATATGATAAAATACATGAGCATCAACAGATGCATAAAAATATTGTAGATTTATTGAATGAATTGATTGATGACTTAGATTATTTACCACAGCAAGAAATTTCTAGACAACTTAATATATTTGTAAATCAATATATAGTTCAGCATATACTAATAGAAGATAAAAAAGTACACCATTTTAGAAGAAATAGGGATGAACTTAAAGATATGTTTGAATGGAAAGATGTGTATAAAATCAATCATAATTTAATTGATACAGAACATATACATTTATTTGAGATAGCTTTTAAAGCTTTAGAAAATTGTGATAGTCAAGATATTAAATCTCATGTTAGAAACATAATAATAGAACTATATGATTATATGAAAATACATTTTGAACATGAAGAAAATTTTATGAAAGAAATTGGTTATATTGATTTTGATGAGCATAAAATGATTCATGAAAATATAATTATTCAAATCAATGATTTTATAAAACAGATTTCTACTTTAAGTTTAGAAGAATTTGAACGAAAACTTATAGAATATATAGATATTTGGCTTGTGAATCATATTGTTTATGAGGATAGGAAAATAGCCTGTTTTATGAAAAAAAATCAAAAGTAA
- the recR gene encoding recombination mediator RecR, translating into MKYNLSKFQTLVETFEALPTIGKKTAQRLAYHIAINDPFLGKKLSFAIENAITHVCKCTKCGFICEDELCNICLDETRNSDILCIVQSSKDIFAIEETSNFTGKYFVIDELNMHNIESLKEIVVHNKTKEVLFAITPSLANEAFILFIEDKLNGYDLQFTKLAQGVPTGVSLENVDLLSLSKSIEIRVKA; encoded by the coding sequence ATGAAATACAATTTATCCAAGTTCCAAACTTTAGTTGAAACATTTGAAGCATTACCAACTATTGGTAAGAAAACAGCTCAGAGACTAGCATACCATATAGCTATTAATGACCCTTTTTTAGGAAAAAAACTCTCTTTTGCAATTGAAAATGCAATTACTCATGTTTGTAAATGCACAAAATGTGGATTTATTTGTGAAGATGAGTTATGTAATATATGCCTTGATGAGACAAGAAATAGTGATATATTATGTATTGTTCAAAGTTCTAAAGATATTTTTGCAATAGAAGAAACAAGTAATTTTACTGGTAAGTATTTTGTGATTGATGAACTTAATATGCACAATATTGAAAGTTTAAAAGAGATAGTTGTACATAACAAAACAAAAGAAGTTCTGTTTGCAATAACACCATCTTTAGCTAATGAGGCATTTATTTTATTTATAGAAGATAAATTAAATGGATATGATTTACAGTTTACAAAGCTAGCTCAAGGAGTACCAACAGGGGTGAGTTTGGAAAATGTAGATCTTTTATCGTTGTCAAAATCAATAGAAATAAGAGTTAAAGCATAA